A genomic stretch from Etheostoma cragini isolate CJK2018 chromosome 8, CSU_Ecrag_1.0, whole genome shotgun sequence includes:
- the tle3a gene encoding transducin-like enhancer protein 3-A isoform X7, with protein sequence MYPQGRHPAPHQPGQPGFKFTVAESCDRIKDEFQFLQAQYHSLKVEYDKLANEKTEMQRHYVMYYEMSYGLNIEMHKQTEIAKRLNAILAQIMPFLSQEHQQQVAQAVERAKQVTMTELNAIIGQQQLQAQHLSHAAHGPPVQLPPHPSGLQPPGIPPVTGSGSGLLALGALGSQAHLPVKDEKNHHELEHRENTNNSVSPSESLRTASEKHRSSSDYSLDSKKRKVEEKDSMSRYDSDGEKSDDLVVDVSNEDPATPRASPAHSPPENGIDKPRPPKKDTPNSPASVASSGSTPSSKAKELSHNDKSSTPGLKSNTPTPRNDAPTPGTSSTPGLRPILGKPPGMEALAAPALRTPLSIAGSYPTPFAMMGHHEMNGGLTSPSVYAGLHISPQMSAAAAAAYGRSPMGFDPHTHMRAPGLPASLTSISGGKPAYSFHVSADGQMQPVPFPPDALIGPGIPRHARQINTLSHGEVVCAVTISNPTRHVYTGGKGCVKIWDISQPGSKSPVSQLDCLNRDNYIRSCKLLPDGRTLIVGGEASTLTIWDLASQTPRIKAELTSSAPACYALAISPDAKVCFSCCSDGNIAVWDLHNQTLVRQFQGHTDGASCIDISHDGTKLWTGGLDNTVRSWDLREGRQLQQHDFTSQIFSLGYCPTGEWLAVGMESSNVEVLHHSKPDKYQLHLHESCVLSLKFAYCGKWFVSTGKDNLLNAWRTPYGASIFQSKESSSVLSCDISTDDKYIVTGSGDKKATVYEVIY encoded by the exons ATGTATCCACAAGGCCGACATCCG GCTCCACATCAGCCCGGTCAGCCTGGCTTCAAATTCACTGTAGCAGAGTCTTGTGACAGGATTAAAGATGAATTTCAGTTCCTGCAAGCCCAGTATCACAG TCTTAAGGTGGAGTATGACAAACTGGCCAATGAGAAGACAGAGATGCAGCGCCACTATGTCATG TATTACGAGATGTCCTATGGACTGAACATAGAGATGCACAAACAG ACGGAGATTGCCAAACGGCTCAATGCAATTTTAGCTCAAATTATGCCTTTCCTGTCACAAGAG CACCAACAGCAGGTCGCTCAGGCAGTGGAGCGGGCTAAGCAGGTGACTATGACTGAGCTGAATGCTATCATCGGG cagcagcagctccaggcACAGCACCTCTCCCATGCTGCTCACGGGCCTCCGGTCCAGCTGCCACCTCACCCCTCAGGCCTGCAGCCGCCTGGCATCCCTCCTGTGACAGGCTCTGGATCAGGCCTGCTGGCACTAGGTGCCCTGGGCAGCCAAGCCCACCTCCCAGTAAAGGATGAGAAGAACCACCATGAGCTCGAACACAGAG AGAACACG AATAACTCCGTATCTCCATCCGAAAGCTTACGCACAGCCAGTGAGAAACACCGCAGCTCCTCTGACTACAGTTTGGACTCTAAGAAACGCAAAGTGGAAGAGAAGGACAGTATGAGCAGATAT GACAGTGATGGAGAGAAAAGTGATGACCTGGTGGTAGATGTGTCTAATGAG GACCCTGCCACTCCGCGGGCAAGCCCCGCCCACTCACCACCTGAGAATGGCATTGATAAGCCCCGCCCCCCAAAGAAGGACACACCCAACAGCCCTGCATCAGTGGCATCCTCTGGAAGCACCCCATCATCCAAGGCCAAGGAGCTCAGTCAT AATGACAAATCCTCCACGCCTGGCCTAAAGTccaacacccccaccccccgcaACGATGCCCCCACCCCTGGCACCAGCTCCACTCCCGGGCTCAGACCCATCCTGGGCAAACCACCAGGCATGGAGGCTCTTG CAGCCCCAGCTCTGCGTACCCCTCTGTCCATCGCAGGCTCTTACCCTACCCCCTTTGCCATGATGGGCCATCATGAAATGAATGGAGGCCTGACTAGTCCTAGTGTGTATGCTGGTCTGCACATCTCCCCTCAGATGAgcgctgcagcagctgcagcctaTGGACGTTCCCCCATG GGGTTTGATCCTCACACCCACATGAGAGCTCCAGGCCTTCCAGCCAGCCTCACATCCATTTCTGGTGGCAAACC GGCTTACTCCTTCCACGTCAGTGCAGACGGTCAGATGCAGCCTGTGCCCTTTCCGCCCGATGCCCTGATCGGCCCCGGTATTCCACGCCACGCCCGTCAGATCAACACGCTGAGCCACGGCGAGGTGGTGTGCGCTGTTACCATTAGCAACCCCACACGTCATGTGTATACTGGTGGCAAAGGCTGTGTCAAAATCTGGGACATTAGCCAACCTGGCAGCAAGAGCCCTGTGTCCCAACTGGACTGTTTG AACAGGGATAACTATATCCGCTCCTGTAAGCTGCTGCCTGATGGCCGCACATTGATCGTTGGAGGCGAGGCCAGCACATTGACCATCTGGGATCTGGCCTCTCAGACACCTCGCATCAAAGCTGAACTCACCTCCTCAGCCCCGGCATGCTACGCCTTGGCCATCAGCCCTGATGCCAAAGTCTGCTTCTCCTGCTGCAGTGATGGAAACATTGCCGTTTGGGACCTGCACAATCAGACTCTCGTTAG GCAGTTCCAAGGTCACACAGATGGTGCAAGCTGTATTGACATATCCCATGATGGCACTAAGCTGTGGACAGGTGGTCTTGACAACACTGTTCGCTCCTGGGATCTGAGGGAGGGTCGACAGCTGCAGCAGCATGACTTCACTTCACAG ATCTTCTCCTTGGGCTACTGTCCGACTGGAGAGTGGCTTGCTGTGGGCATGGAGAGCAGCAACGTGGAGGTGCTCCACCACTCAAAGCCTGACAAGTATCAGCTCCACCTACACGAGAGCTGTGTCCTCTCCCTCAAGTTTGCCTACTGtg GTAAATGGTTTGTAAGCACTGGGAAGGACAATCTGTTGAATGCTTGGAGGACTCCATATGGCGCCAGCATATTCCAG TCCAAGGAATCCTCATCTGTCCTGAGCTGTGACATCTCGACAGACGATAAGTATATTGTGACGGGCTCTGGTGACAAGAAGGCCACTGTTTATGAAGTGATCTACTAG
- the tle3a gene encoding transducin-like enhancer protein 3-A isoform X4, translating into MYPQGRHPAPHQPGQPGFKFTVAESCDRIKDEFQFLQAQYHSLKVEYDKLANEKTEMQRHYVMYYEMSYGLNIEMHKQTEIAKRLNAILAQIMPFLSQEHQQQVAQAVERAKQVTMTELNAIIGVRGLPNLPLTQQQLQAQHLSHAAHGPPVQLPPHPSGLQPPGIPPVTGSGSGLLALGALGSQAHLPVKDEKNHHELEHRENTNNSVSPSESLRTASEKHRSSSDYSLDSKKRKVEEKDSMSRYDSDGEKSDDLVVDVSNEDPATPRASPAHSPPENGIDKPRPPKKDTPNSPASVASSGSTPSSKAKELSHNDKSSTPGLKSNTPTPRNDAPTPGTSSTPGLRPILGKPPGMEALAAPALRTPLSIAGSYPTPFAMMGHHEMNGGLTSPSVYAGLHISPQMSAAAAAAYGRSPMGFDPHTHMRAPGLPASLTSISGGKPAYSFHVSADGQMQPVPFPPDALIGPGIPRHARQINTLSHGEVVCAVTISNPTRHVYTGGKGCVKIWDISQPGSKSPVSQLDCLNRDNYIRSCKLLPDGRTLIVGGEASTLTIWDLASQTPRIKAELTSSAPACYALAISPDAKVCFSCCSDGNIAVWDLHNQTLVRQFQGHTDGASCIDISHDGTKLWTGGLDNTVRSWDLREGRQLQQHDFTSQIFSLGYCPTGEWLAVGMESSNVEVLHHSKPDKYQLHLHESCVLSLKFAYCGKWFVSTGKDNLLNAWRTPYGASIFQSKESSSVLSCDISTDDKYIVTGSGDKKATVYEVIY; encoded by the exons ATGTATCCACAAGGCCGACATCCG GCTCCACATCAGCCCGGTCAGCCTGGCTTCAAATTCACTGTAGCAGAGTCTTGTGACAGGATTAAAGATGAATTTCAGTTCCTGCAAGCCCAGTATCACAG TCTTAAGGTGGAGTATGACAAACTGGCCAATGAGAAGACAGAGATGCAGCGCCACTATGTCATG TATTACGAGATGTCCTATGGACTGAACATAGAGATGCACAAACAG ACGGAGATTGCCAAACGGCTCAATGCAATTTTAGCTCAAATTATGCCTTTCCTGTCACAAGAG CACCAACAGCAGGTCGCTCAGGCAGTGGAGCGGGCTAAGCAGGTGACTATGACTGAGCTGAATGCTATCATCGGGGTACGTGGACTTCCCAATCTGCCACTCACC cagcagcagctccaggcACAGCACCTCTCCCATGCTGCTCACGGGCCTCCGGTCCAGCTGCCACCTCACCCCTCAGGCCTGCAGCCGCCTGGCATCCCTCCTGTGACAGGCTCTGGATCAGGCCTGCTGGCACTAGGTGCCCTGGGCAGCCAAGCCCACCTCCCAGTAAAGGATGAGAAGAACCACCATGAGCTCGAACACAGAG AGAACACG AATAACTCCGTATCTCCATCCGAAAGCTTACGCACAGCCAGTGAGAAACACCGCAGCTCCTCTGACTACAGTTTGGACTCTAAGAAACGCAAAGTGGAAGAGAAGGACAGTATGAGCAGATAT GACAGTGATGGAGAGAAAAGTGATGACCTGGTGGTAGATGTGTCTAATGAG GACCCTGCCACTCCGCGGGCAAGCCCCGCCCACTCACCACCTGAGAATGGCATTGATAAGCCCCGCCCCCCAAAGAAGGACACACCCAACAGCCCTGCATCAGTGGCATCCTCTGGAAGCACCCCATCATCCAAGGCCAAGGAGCTCAGTCAT AATGACAAATCCTCCACGCCTGGCCTAAAGTccaacacccccaccccccgcaACGATGCCCCCACCCCTGGCACCAGCTCCACTCCCGGGCTCAGACCCATCCTGGGCAAACCACCAGGCATGGAGGCTCTTG CAGCCCCAGCTCTGCGTACCCCTCTGTCCATCGCAGGCTCTTACCCTACCCCCTTTGCCATGATGGGCCATCATGAAATGAATGGAGGCCTGACTAGTCCTAGTGTGTATGCTGGTCTGCACATCTCCCCTCAGATGAgcgctgcagcagctgcagcctaTGGACGTTCCCCCATG GGGTTTGATCCTCACACCCACATGAGAGCTCCAGGCCTTCCAGCCAGCCTCACATCCATTTCTGGTGGCAAACC GGCTTACTCCTTCCACGTCAGTGCAGACGGTCAGATGCAGCCTGTGCCCTTTCCGCCCGATGCCCTGATCGGCCCCGGTATTCCACGCCACGCCCGTCAGATCAACACGCTGAGCCACGGCGAGGTGGTGTGCGCTGTTACCATTAGCAACCCCACACGTCATGTGTATACTGGTGGCAAAGGCTGTGTCAAAATCTGGGACATTAGCCAACCTGGCAGCAAGAGCCCTGTGTCCCAACTGGACTGTTTG AACAGGGATAACTATATCCGCTCCTGTAAGCTGCTGCCTGATGGCCGCACATTGATCGTTGGAGGCGAGGCCAGCACATTGACCATCTGGGATCTGGCCTCTCAGACACCTCGCATCAAAGCTGAACTCACCTCCTCAGCCCCGGCATGCTACGCCTTGGCCATCAGCCCTGATGCCAAAGTCTGCTTCTCCTGCTGCAGTGATGGAAACATTGCCGTTTGGGACCTGCACAATCAGACTCTCGTTAG GCAGTTCCAAGGTCACACAGATGGTGCAAGCTGTATTGACATATCCCATGATGGCACTAAGCTGTGGACAGGTGGTCTTGACAACACTGTTCGCTCCTGGGATCTGAGGGAGGGTCGACAGCTGCAGCAGCATGACTTCACTTCACAG ATCTTCTCCTTGGGCTACTGTCCGACTGGAGAGTGGCTTGCTGTGGGCATGGAGAGCAGCAACGTGGAGGTGCTCCACCACTCAAAGCCTGACAAGTATCAGCTCCACCTACACGAGAGCTGTGTCCTCTCCCTCAAGTTTGCCTACTGtg GTAAATGGTTTGTAAGCACTGGGAAGGACAATCTGTTGAATGCTTGGAGGACTCCATATGGCGCCAGCATATTCCAG TCCAAGGAATCCTCATCTGTCCTGAGCTGTGACATCTCGACAGACGATAAGTATATTGTGACGGGCTCTGGTGACAAGAAGGCCACTGTTTATGAAGTGATCTACTAG
- the tle3a gene encoding transducin-like enhancer protein 3-A isoform X3: MYPQGRHPAPHQPGQPGFKFTVAESCDRIKDEFQFLQAQYHSLKVEYDKLANEKTEMQRHYVMYYEMSYGLNIEMHKQTEIAKRLNAILAQIMPFLSQEHQQQVAQAVERAKQVTMTELNAIIGVRGLPNLPLTQQQAAYPALMQQQLQAQHLSHAAHGPPVQLPPHPSGLQPPGIPPVTGSGSGLLALGALGSQAHLPVKDEKNHHELEHRENTNNSVSPSESLRTASEKHRSSSDYSLDSKKRKVEEKDSMSRYDSDGEKSDDLVVDVSNEDPATPRASPAHSPPENGIDKPRPPKKDTPNSPASVASSGSTPSSKAKELSHNDKSSTPGLKSNTPTPRNDAPTPGTSSTPGLRPILGKPPGMEALAPALRTPLSIAGSYPTPFAMMGHHEMNGGLTSPSVYAGLHISPQMSAAAAAAYGRSPMGFDPHTHMRAPGLPASLTSISGGKPAYSFHVSADGQMQPVPFPPDALIGPGIPRHARQINTLSHGEVVCAVTISNPTRHVYTGGKGCVKIWDISQPGSKSPVSQLDCLNRDNYIRSCKLLPDGRTLIVGGEASTLTIWDLASQTPRIKAELTSSAPACYALAISPDAKVCFSCCSDGNIAVWDLHNQTLVRQFQGHTDGASCIDISHDGTKLWTGGLDNTVRSWDLREGRQLQQHDFTSQIFSLGYCPTGEWLAVGMESSNVEVLHHSKPDKYQLHLHESCVLSLKFAYCGKWFVSTGKDNLLNAWRTPYGASIFQSKESSSVLSCDISTDDKYIVTGSGDKKATVYEVIY, translated from the exons ATGTATCCACAAGGCCGACATCCG GCTCCACATCAGCCCGGTCAGCCTGGCTTCAAATTCACTGTAGCAGAGTCTTGTGACAGGATTAAAGATGAATTTCAGTTCCTGCAAGCCCAGTATCACAG TCTTAAGGTGGAGTATGACAAACTGGCCAATGAGAAGACAGAGATGCAGCGCCACTATGTCATG TATTACGAGATGTCCTATGGACTGAACATAGAGATGCACAAACAG ACGGAGATTGCCAAACGGCTCAATGCAATTTTAGCTCAAATTATGCCTTTCCTGTCACAAGAG CACCAACAGCAGGTCGCTCAGGCAGTGGAGCGGGCTAAGCAGGTGACTATGACTGAGCTGAATGCTATCATCGGGGTACGTGGACTTCCCAATCTGCCACTCACC CAGCAGCAAGCTGCCTACCCTGCTCTCATG cagcagcagctccaggcACAGCACCTCTCCCATGCTGCTCACGGGCCTCCGGTCCAGCTGCCACCTCACCCCTCAGGCCTGCAGCCGCCTGGCATCCCTCCTGTGACAGGCTCTGGATCAGGCCTGCTGGCACTAGGTGCCCTGGGCAGCCAAGCCCACCTCCCAGTAAAGGATGAGAAGAACCACCATGAGCTCGAACACAGAG AGAACACG AATAACTCCGTATCTCCATCCGAAAGCTTACGCACAGCCAGTGAGAAACACCGCAGCTCCTCTGACTACAGTTTGGACTCTAAGAAACGCAAAGTGGAAGAGAAGGACAGTATGAGCAGATAT GACAGTGATGGAGAGAAAAGTGATGACCTGGTGGTAGATGTGTCTAATGAG GACCCTGCCACTCCGCGGGCAAGCCCCGCCCACTCACCACCTGAGAATGGCATTGATAAGCCCCGCCCCCCAAAGAAGGACACACCCAACAGCCCTGCATCAGTGGCATCCTCTGGAAGCACCCCATCATCCAAGGCCAAGGAGCTCAGTCAT AATGACAAATCCTCCACGCCTGGCCTAAAGTccaacacccccaccccccgcaACGATGCCCCCACCCCTGGCACCAGCTCCACTCCCGGGCTCAGACCCATCCTGGGCAAACCACCAGGCATGGAGGCTCTTG CCCCAGCTCTGCGTACCCCTCTGTCCATCGCAGGCTCTTACCCTACCCCCTTTGCCATGATGGGCCATCATGAAATGAATGGAGGCCTGACTAGTCCTAGTGTGTATGCTGGTCTGCACATCTCCCCTCAGATGAgcgctgcagcagctgcagcctaTGGACGTTCCCCCATG GGGTTTGATCCTCACACCCACATGAGAGCTCCAGGCCTTCCAGCCAGCCTCACATCCATTTCTGGTGGCAAACC GGCTTACTCCTTCCACGTCAGTGCAGACGGTCAGATGCAGCCTGTGCCCTTTCCGCCCGATGCCCTGATCGGCCCCGGTATTCCACGCCACGCCCGTCAGATCAACACGCTGAGCCACGGCGAGGTGGTGTGCGCTGTTACCATTAGCAACCCCACACGTCATGTGTATACTGGTGGCAAAGGCTGTGTCAAAATCTGGGACATTAGCCAACCTGGCAGCAAGAGCCCTGTGTCCCAACTGGACTGTTTG AACAGGGATAACTATATCCGCTCCTGTAAGCTGCTGCCTGATGGCCGCACATTGATCGTTGGAGGCGAGGCCAGCACATTGACCATCTGGGATCTGGCCTCTCAGACACCTCGCATCAAAGCTGAACTCACCTCCTCAGCCCCGGCATGCTACGCCTTGGCCATCAGCCCTGATGCCAAAGTCTGCTTCTCCTGCTGCAGTGATGGAAACATTGCCGTTTGGGACCTGCACAATCAGACTCTCGTTAG GCAGTTCCAAGGTCACACAGATGGTGCAAGCTGTATTGACATATCCCATGATGGCACTAAGCTGTGGACAGGTGGTCTTGACAACACTGTTCGCTCCTGGGATCTGAGGGAGGGTCGACAGCTGCAGCAGCATGACTTCACTTCACAG ATCTTCTCCTTGGGCTACTGTCCGACTGGAGAGTGGCTTGCTGTGGGCATGGAGAGCAGCAACGTGGAGGTGCTCCACCACTCAAAGCCTGACAAGTATCAGCTCCACCTACACGAGAGCTGTGTCCTCTCCCTCAAGTTTGCCTACTGtg GTAAATGGTTTGTAAGCACTGGGAAGGACAATCTGTTGAATGCTTGGAGGACTCCATATGGCGCCAGCATATTCCAG TCCAAGGAATCCTCATCTGTCCTGAGCTGTGACATCTCGACAGACGATAAGTATATTGTGACGGGCTCTGGTGACAAGAAGGCCACTGTTTATGAAGTGATCTACTAG
- the tle3a gene encoding transducin-like enhancer protein 3-A isoform X1 has product MYPQGRHPAPHQPGQPGFKFTVAESCDRIKDEFQFLQAQYHSLKVEYDKLANEKTEMQRHYVMYYEMSYGLNIEMHKQTEIAKRLNAILAQIMPFLSQEHQQQVAQAVERAKQVTMTELNAIIGVRGLPNLPLTQQQAAYPALMQQQLQAQHLSHAAHGPPVQLPPHPSGLQPPGIPPVTGSGSGLLALGALGSQAHLPVKDEKNHHELEHRENTNNSVSPSESLRTASEKHRSSSDYSLDSKKRKVEEKDSMSRYDSDGEKSDDLVVDVSNEDPATPRASPAHSPPENGIDKPRPPKKDTPNSPASVASSGSTPSSKAKELSHNDKSSTPGLKSNTPTPRNDAPTPGTSSTPGLRPILGKPPGMEALAAPALRTPLSIAGSYPTPFAMMGHHEMNGGLTSPSVYAGLHISPQMSAAAAAAYGRSPMGFDPHTHMRAPGLPASLTSISGGKPAYSFHVSADGQMQPVPFPPDALIGPGIPRHARQINTLSHGEVVCAVTISNPTRHVYTGGKGCVKIWDISQPGSKSPVSQLDCLNRDNYIRSCKLLPDGRTLIVGGEASTLTIWDLASQTPRIKAELTSSAPACYALAISPDAKVCFSCCSDGNIAVWDLHNQTLVRQFQGHTDGASCIDISHDGTKLWTGGLDNTVRSWDLREGRQLQQHDFTSQIFSLGYCPTGEWLAVGMESSNVEVLHHSKPDKYQLHLHESCVLSLKFAYCGKWFVSTGKDNLLNAWRTPYGASIFQSKESSSVLSCDISTDDKYIVTGSGDKKATVYEVIY; this is encoded by the exons ATGTATCCACAAGGCCGACATCCG GCTCCACATCAGCCCGGTCAGCCTGGCTTCAAATTCACTGTAGCAGAGTCTTGTGACAGGATTAAAGATGAATTTCAGTTCCTGCAAGCCCAGTATCACAG TCTTAAGGTGGAGTATGACAAACTGGCCAATGAGAAGACAGAGATGCAGCGCCACTATGTCATG TATTACGAGATGTCCTATGGACTGAACATAGAGATGCACAAACAG ACGGAGATTGCCAAACGGCTCAATGCAATTTTAGCTCAAATTATGCCTTTCCTGTCACAAGAG CACCAACAGCAGGTCGCTCAGGCAGTGGAGCGGGCTAAGCAGGTGACTATGACTGAGCTGAATGCTATCATCGGGGTACGTGGACTTCCCAATCTGCCACTCACC CAGCAGCAAGCTGCCTACCCTGCTCTCATG cagcagcagctccaggcACAGCACCTCTCCCATGCTGCTCACGGGCCTCCGGTCCAGCTGCCACCTCACCCCTCAGGCCTGCAGCCGCCTGGCATCCCTCCTGTGACAGGCTCTGGATCAGGCCTGCTGGCACTAGGTGCCCTGGGCAGCCAAGCCCACCTCCCAGTAAAGGATGAGAAGAACCACCATGAGCTCGAACACAGAG AGAACACG AATAACTCCGTATCTCCATCCGAAAGCTTACGCACAGCCAGTGAGAAACACCGCAGCTCCTCTGACTACAGTTTGGACTCTAAGAAACGCAAAGTGGAAGAGAAGGACAGTATGAGCAGATAT GACAGTGATGGAGAGAAAAGTGATGACCTGGTGGTAGATGTGTCTAATGAG GACCCTGCCACTCCGCGGGCAAGCCCCGCCCACTCACCACCTGAGAATGGCATTGATAAGCCCCGCCCCCCAAAGAAGGACACACCCAACAGCCCTGCATCAGTGGCATCCTCTGGAAGCACCCCATCATCCAAGGCCAAGGAGCTCAGTCAT AATGACAAATCCTCCACGCCTGGCCTAAAGTccaacacccccaccccccgcaACGATGCCCCCACCCCTGGCACCAGCTCCACTCCCGGGCTCAGACCCATCCTGGGCAAACCACCAGGCATGGAGGCTCTTG CAGCCCCAGCTCTGCGTACCCCTCTGTCCATCGCAGGCTCTTACCCTACCCCCTTTGCCATGATGGGCCATCATGAAATGAATGGAGGCCTGACTAGTCCTAGTGTGTATGCTGGTCTGCACATCTCCCCTCAGATGAgcgctgcagcagctgcagcctaTGGACGTTCCCCCATG GGGTTTGATCCTCACACCCACATGAGAGCTCCAGGCCTTCCAGCCAGCCTCACATCCATTTCTGGTGGCAAACC GGCTTACTCCTTCCACGTCAGTGCAGACGGTCAGATGCAGCCTGTGCCCTTTCCGCCCGATGCCCTGATCGGCCCCGGTATTCCACGCCACGCCCGTCAGATCAACACGCTGAGCCACGGCGAGGTGGTGTGCGCTGTTACCATTAGCAACCCCACACGTCATGTGTATACTGGTGGCAAAGGCTGTGTCAAAATCTGGGACATTAGCCAACCTGGCAGCAAGAGCCCTGTGTCCCAACTGGACTGTTTG AACAGGGATAACTATATCCGCTCCTGTAAGCTGCTGCCTGATGGCCGCACATTGATCGTTGGAGGCGAGGCCAGCACATTGACCATCTGGGATCTGGCCTCTCAGACACCTCGCATCAAAGCTGAACTCACCTCCTCAGCCCCGGCATGCTACGCCTTGGCCATCAGCCCTGATGCCAAAGTCTGCTTCTCCTGCTGCAGTGATGGAAACATTGCCGTTTGGGACCTGCACAATCAGACTCTCGTTAG GCAGTTCCAAGGTCACACAGATGGTGCAAGCTGTATTGACATATCCCATGATGGCACTAAGCTGTGGACAGGTGGTCTTGACAACACTGTTCGCTCCTGGGATCTGAGGGAGGGTCGACAGCTGCAGCAGCATGACTTCACTTCACAG ATCTTCTCCTTGGGCTACTGTCCGACTGGAGAGTGGCTTGCTGTGGGCATGGAGAGCAGCAACGTGGAGGTGCTCCACCACTCAAAGCCTGACAAGTATCAGCTCCACCTACACGAGAGCTGTGTCCTCTCCCTCAAGTTTGCCTACTGtg GTAAATGGTTTGTAAGCACTGGGAAGGACAATCTGTTGAATGCTTGGAGGACTCCATATGGCGCCAGCATATTCCAG TCCAAGGAATCCTCATCTGTCCTGAGCTGTGACATCTCGACAGACGATAAGTATATTGTGACGGGCTCTGGTGACAAGAAGGCCACTGTTTATGAAGTGATCTACTAG